From one Candidatus Lernaella stagnicola genomic stretch:
- the mtnP gene encoding S-methyl-5'-thioadenosine phosphorylase, which yields MSVKIGVIGGSGLYDLEGIENKGEVKVETPYGDPSDTFFTGTLDGTDVVFVPRHARSHIYLPTEVPYKANIWALKKLGVTHIVTVTATGSLQEQFKPGDICVIDQMFDRTRHRADTFFGEGIVAHVAFADPIASDLAKLLYDTGVELGYDMHPSGTYVNMEGPQFSTRAESEFYRAQGFHVIGMTNYTEARLAREAEIPYATLALVTDYDCWKSHDESVDATAVLEVMKDNIQKAKDILRHVIPTITMDYDTDIQNALAVAIVTDFANVPEQTKQNLAPIIGRYLK from the coding sequence ATGAGTGTAAAAATCGGCGTTATCGGCGGCAGCGGCCTGTACGACCTGGAAGGCATCGAGAACAAGGGCGAAGTGAAAGTCGAAACGCCCTACGGCGATCCTTCCGACACCTTCTTCACCGGCACCTTGGACGGCACCGATGTCGTCTTTGTGCCGCGGCACGCCCGCAGCCACATCTACCTGCCCACCGAAGTGCCCTACAAGGCCAACATCTGGGCGCTGAAAAAGCTGGGCGTAACGCACATCGTGACCGTCACGGCCACCGGCAGCCTGCAGGAGCAGTTCAAGCCCGGCGACATCTGCGTCATCGACCAGATGTTCGACCGCACCCGCCACCGGGCCGATACTTTCTTCGGCGAGGGCATCGTGGCGCACGTGGCGTTTGCCGACCCCATTGCGTCGGACCTGGCCAAGCTGCTCTACGACACCGGCGTGGAACTGGGCTACGACATGCACCCGAGCGGCACCTACGTGAACATGGAAGGCCCGCAGTTTTCCACTCGCGCCGAGAGCGAGTTCTACCGGGCGCAGGGCTTCCATGTCATCGGCATGACCAATTACACCGAGGCCCGGCTGGCCCGCGAGGCGGAGATTCCCTACGCGACGCTGGCGCTGGTCACCGACTACGACTGCTGGAAGAGCCACGACGAATCGGTCGACGCCACCGCGGTGCTGGAAGTGATGAAGGACAACATCCAGAAGGCGAAGGATATCCTGCGCCACGTCATCCCGACGATCACGATGGATTACGACACCGACATCCAGAACGCGCTGGCCGTGGCGATCGTCACCGATTTCGCCAACGTGCCCGAGCAGACGAAGCAGAACCTCGCGCCGATCATCGGCCGCTATTTGAAGTAA
- a CDS encoding glutamate mutase L produces the protein MSIDLDKINVILATDCGSTTTKAILIQKVNGEYRQTQRGEAPTTVEAPFEDVTMGVLNAAQEVGELANRKLVAEDGTIITPATETEGCDIYISTSSAGGGLQMMVAGVVRKMTGESAERAALGAGSIVMDVIASNDKRLPHEQIERIRQLRPDMILLSGGIDGGTKTHVVELAQLISAADPRPRLGSSYKLPVIYAGNKQATEEVKAELDEITDLFLVENIRPVLERENLGPAREKIHDLFMEHVMAQAPGYKKLMAWTDAPIMPTPAAVGNILKRVAEEEGINAVGVDIGGATTDVFSVFDGVFNRTVSANLGMSYSISNVLAEATLPMVMRWVPFHMDERDLRNRVKNKMIRPTTIPQTMEELIFEQAVAKEALRLAFNHHKSFATTLKGVQQQRTIGDTFSQSGSGETIVDMMKLDLLVASGGVLSHAPRMHQTAMMLIDAFAPEGITRLAKDSIFMMPHLGVLAEVHPTAATEVFKKDCLVYLGTVVAPRGQGKEGKDCFSYEIEMPGGETLTGTMKFGEVKLIEFPDGETAKLSADPARGFDLGRGSGAAIEGTVWGGEVGLILDARGRELTISEDTGKRVNALKTWLNEWQVYPGANLDD, from the coding sequence ATGAGCATCGACCTCGACAAGATCAACGTGATCCTGGCGACCGATTGCGGCAGCACCACGACCAAGGCGATCCTCATTCAGAAGGTCAACGGCGAGTACCGCCAAACCCAGCGCGGCGAAGCGCCCACCACCGTGGAAGCCCCCTTCGAGGACGTCACGATGGGCGTACTCAACGCGGCCCAGGAAGTCGGCGAGTTAGCCAACCGCAAGCTCGTGGCCGAGGACGGCACGATCATCACCCCCGCCACGGAAACCGAAGGTTGCGACATTTACATCTCAACCTCCAGCGCGGGCGGCGGTTTGCAAATGATGGTCGCCGGCGTGGTGCGCAAGATGACCGGCGAATCGGCCGAACGCGCCGCTTTGGGTGCCGGGTCCATCGTCATGGACGTGATCGCGTCCAACGATAAGCGCCTGCCCCACGAGCAAATCGAGCGCATCCGCCAACTGCGCCCGGACATGATTCTGCTTTCCGGCGGCATTGACGGCGGCACCAAAACCCACGTCGTGGAACTCGCCCAGTTGATCAGCGCCGCCGACCCGCGGCCGCGCTTGGGATCAAGCTACAAGCTGCCGGTCATTTACGCCGGTAACAAACAGGCCACCGAAGAGGTAAAAGCCGAGCTCGACGAGATCACCGATCTCTTCCTGGTCGAAAATATCCGCCCGGTTTTGGAGCGCGAAAACCTCGGACCGGCGCGCGAAAAAATCCACGACCTGTTCATGGAACACGTCATGGCGCAAGCGCCCGGTTACAAAAAGCTGATGGCTTGGACCGACGCGCCGATCATGCCCACGCCCGCCGCAGTGGGCAACATTCTCAAGCGCGTGGCCGAGGAGGAAGGCATCAACGCCGTGGGCGTCGACATCGGCGGGGCCACGACCGACGTGTTTTCGGTTTTCGACGGCGTGTTCAACCGCACGGTTTCGGCCAACCTGGGCATGAGCTATTCGATCAGCAACGTGCTGGCCGAGGCCACGCTGCCGATGGTCATGCGGTGGGTGCCCTTCCACATGGACGAGCGCGACCTACGTAACCGCGTCAAGAACAAGATGATCCGCCCCACGACCATCCCGCAGACCATGGAGGAGCTGATCTTCGAGCAAGCAGTCGCCAAAGAAGCTTTGCGCCTGGCGTTCAATCACCACAAAAGCTTCGCCACCACGCTCAAAGGCGTGCAACAGCAGCGCACCATCGGCGACACCTTCAGCCAATCCGGCAGCGGCGAGACCATCGTCGATATGATGAAACTCGACCTGCTGGTCGCCTCCGGCGGCGTGCTCTCCCACGCGCCCCGCATGCATCAAACCGCGATGATGCTTATCGACGCCTTCGCGCCCGAGGGCATTACGCGTCTGGCCAAGGACTCCATCTTCATGATGCCGCACCTGGGCGTGCTGGCCGAGGTTCACCCCACGGCCGCCACCGAAGTTTTCAAGAAGGATTGCCTCGTCTATTTGGGCACGGTGGTCGCCCCGCGCGGCCAAGGCAAAGAGGGCAAGGATTGTTTCAGCTACGAGATCGAAATGCCGGGCGGCGAAACTCTCACCGGCACGATGAAATTCGGTGAAGTAAAACTGATTGAATTTCCCGACGGCGAAACGGCCAAGCTGAGCGCCGACCCCGCGCGCGGCTTCGACCTGGGACGCGGTAGCGGCGCGGCCATCGAGGGCACGGTCTGGGGCGGCGAAGTCGGCCTCATACTCGATGCCCGCGGACGCGAGCTGACCATCAGCGAAGACACCGGCAAACGCGTCAACGCCCTGAAAACCTGGTTGAACGAGTGGCAGGTTTACCCTGGCGCCAACCTGGATGACTAG
- a CDS encoding nucleotide-binding protein gives MNLHEMLSERMNSLTSVCETDWKLFATIRPQISKIRHLLERKDFETREQLLSLLGLLEEYYDRKKKYGIAIPEPPTVDVLDVLKTIVPLRDRIAQMDYDSFRAQFQVVPSSTPERKGQVAPRAIPEKKVQPSPKRSSSKVFVVHGHDEGLRKDVELLLHEFGLDPVVLHKRASGGNTVIEKIETHGDVDYAIILLTPDDEVFNSDQGVPPGHETKKTYRARQNVVFEWGYFIARLKRENVCSVLKGPVEIPSDLLGLVHIKIKNNISEKAIDLERELRKAGFTIRSS, from the coding sequence ATGAATTTGCACGAGATGTTAAGTGAGCGAATGAATTCGCTCACTTCGGTTTGTGAGACGGATTGGAAACTCTTTGCGACAATCCGTCCACAAATTAGTAAAATCCGTCATCTTTTGGAAAGAAAAGATTTCGAAACGCGTGAGCAATTGTTAAGCCTGCTCGGCCTTTTAGAAGAATACTACGATCGCAAAAAAAAATACGGAATTGCGATACCAGAGCCTCCGACCGTTGACGTTCTCGATGTTCTCAAGACGATTGTACCACTACGAGATAGAATCGCCCAAATGGACTACGACAGTTTTCGAGCGCAGTTCCAAGTCGTGCCGAGCTCAACTCCAGAACGAAAAGGCCAAGTGGCGCCGCGTGCAATCCCAGAAAAAAAAGTCCAACCTAGCCCGAAACGAAGTTCATCTAAAGTTTTCGTCGTTCATGGACATGACGAAGGATTACGTAAAGACGTTGAATTATTACTACACGAGTTCGGTTTGGACCCGGTGGTACTTCACAAGAGAGCTAGCGGCGGGAACACTGTAATCGAGAAAATTGAGACGCACGGCGACGTAGACTATGCGATCATTTTACTCACGCCCGACGATGAAGTCTTCAATTCGGACCAAGGGGTTCCTCCCGGACACGAAACCAAAAAAACATACCGGGCTCGGCAGAACGTGGTCTTTGAATGGGGGTATTTTATAGCCCGTCTCAAACGTGAAAATGTGTGCAGTGTCTTGAAAGGGCCAGTGGAAATACCTTCCGATCTTCTCGGTTTGGTTCACATCAAGATCAAGAATAACATAAGCGAAAAAGCGATTGATCTTGAGAGAGAATTACGCAAAGCCGGTTTCACGATTCGCAGTTCGTAA
- a CDS encoding DPP IV N-terminal domain-containing protein, with protein sequence MNTRIAINEIMSKITVAIILTVFACGLVAALPQDANATFLLWDDGVNHPEIDWKYTETEHFTIYWYPEIEHTARQLLKVAEDIYEHNATLYNFELKDKVNVVILDTEDYANGFAAYSFNWITIWASHLYYDSRGRVDWVADVFSHELGHIVTLKAAANMRENMYGVLFGFMEGSRKYNFDVGVGVFYGSERLPTWMVEGVAQFTSMTYGADPYDTNREMLVRAAALDDNLLTMDQMDIIYDKNSLQAEMVYNQGFSMNAFIGEQWGLDAPARMWHETGVGFYPVYNRMINKELGVSREELYNQWKAYITDKYSKQVESVLGVSEDKEVKGRFLRIFPSDPPVPETEMSKDDRWILGITNHFVKQSPDGEYLSLVSSHGLAQRRGAKIYFKKLKPDPDKINDFKPEKGPSSFFGGYSWHPDGKQIVFAGHKANPWTGHYYSDLQVYNIETKKTERITHNARAMEPSWSPDGTRIAFITNEDGKRKLCVMRYPKISGHYVLMEFDDDTQLGFPTWSPDGSKITFLMYRKKQQDVWVINSDGTDLQPVTYDKHDNRDPEWLDNENVLLVSDRNGIFNVYSVNINTHTMMQITNVKTGAMWPMLGADGESITYSYFTSYGFRPYEITKDEWLMHPVEDFEFNVTDEEVQLNLTTTDPLPEIVGQDYSVYDGLAGVFPVLHDHAGTWVWIPIVNYEDSRIQLGAQLIMVDAVERNLVFAFWYVGEESRYSLFYENYMTPVTLWCSLHRIFPAVASDFEFFNFDAKISFDVAYYLIGMRYTLFGDNHLTLFYQYFDVRAEQPSLRSRQSTTRSLNFNWTRDSVYRSAVDGGINPRGGSKFQWDFTFASPKISEPFTGAPMGADLSDIWSNPAVTDEEEARANPDEDYLVPDNSFWQTLITYRKYIPFPFWDMAPLNDTWAGVKGWDWANMNFERWKRQRHTLIIKFMGGFTHSDIPEGYGWGNSYGRVGMYDRFNGGGMWVTGTGTFSFNGAFLGYEKYSLSGETMAVMGWEYRYPLMKEMDVQLWAFYFDKMYMSLFGNVGNLWSHPTSREGLYNLNTIFDKNYDGEFNPEDDLISDVGIELRLSMFMFASGWDSFIKIAHGFQDPSREEKPLRYYIGLGTGFDDRY encoded by the coding sequence ATGAATACACGAATCGCAATCAACGAAATCATGAGCAAAATCACTGTTGCCATCATTCTCACCGTGTTCGCCTGCGGCTTGGTCGCGGCGCTTCCTCAGGATGCTAACGCTACGTTCCTGCTATGGGACGACGGCGTGAACCACCCGGAAATTGATTGGAAATACACGGAAACCGAACACTTCACGATTTACTGGTATCCGGAAATCGAACACACGGCTCGCCAGTTGCTGAAAGTCGCCGAGGATATCTACGAGCACAACGCGACGCTTTACAACTTCGAGTTGAAAGACAAGGTCAACGTTGTCATCCTCGACACCGAAGACTACGCGAACGGCTTTGCGGCCTATTCCTTTAATTGGATCACCATTTGGGCCTCGCACCTGTATTACGACAGCCGCGGCCGGGTGGACTGGGTGGCAGACGTGTTCAGCCACGAGTTGGGCCACATTGTCACCTTGAAGGCAGCGGCCAACATGCGTGAAAACATGTACGGCGTGCTGTTCGGCTTCATGGAAGGCAGCCGCAAGTACAACTTCGACGTTGGTGTCGGCGTGTTCTACGGTTCTGAACGCTTGCCGACCTGGATGGTCGAAGGTGTCGCGCAGTTCACTTCGATGACCTACGGCGCCGACCCTTACGATACCAACCGCGAAATGCTGGTTCGCGCGGCGGCGTTGGACGACAACCTGCTCACCATGGACCAGATGGATATCATCTACGATAAAAACAGCCTTCAGGCTGAGATGGTATACAACCAGGGCTTCTCGATGAACGCGTTCATCGGCGAGCAGTGGGGCTTGGATGCCCCGGCCCGGATGTGGCATGAGACCGGCGTCGGCTTCTATCCGGTGTACAACCGGATGATCAACAAAGAGTTGGGCGTCAGCCGCGAAGAGCTCTACAATCAGTGGAAAGCCTACATTACGGACAAATACAGCAAGCAGGTTGAGTCCGTGTTGGGGGTTTCCGAGGATAAAGAGGTCAAGGGTCGTTTTCTGAGGATTTTCCCGAGCGATCCGCCGGTGCCGGAAACCGAGATGTCGAAAGACGATCGCTGGATTCTGGGTATCACGAACCATTTCGTGAAGCAGAGCCCGGATGGCGAATATCTCTCGCTGGTGTCCTCTCACGGATTGGCTCAGCGTCGCGGCGCCAAGATCTACTTCAAGAAGTTGAAGCCGGATCCTGACAAGATCAACGATTTCAAGCCCGAGAAGGGGCCCTCTTCGTTCTTCGGCGGCTACAGTTGGCACCCGGACGGCAAGCAGATCGTGTTTGCCGGTCATAAAGCCAACCCGTGGACCGGTCATTATTACAGTGACCTTCAGGTCTATAACATCGAAACGAAAAAGACCGAACGCATCACGCATAACGCTCGTGCCATGGAGCCAAGCTGGAGCCCGGACGGCACCAGAATCGCCTTCATCACGAATGAAGATGGCAAACGTAAATTGTGTGTGATGCGGTATCCGAAAATCAGCGGTCACTACGTGCTCATGGAGTTTGACGACGACACGCAGCTTGGCTTCCCGACGTGGAGCCCGGACGGCTCCAAGATCACCTTCCTGATGTATCGCAAGAAACAGCAGGATGTCTGGGTGATCAACTCCGACGGCACCGACTTGCAGCCTGTCACCTACGACAAGCACGACAACCGCGACCCGGAGTGGCTCGACAACGAAAACGTGTTGTTGGTTAGCGACCGGAACGGCATCTTCAATGTCTACTCGGTCAACATCAACACCCATACGATGATGCAGATCACGAACGTGAAAACGGGCGCGATGTGGCCCATGCTCGGCGCCGACGGCGAGAGCATCACCTACAGTTACTTCACGAGCTACGGCTTCCGCCCATACGAAATCACGAAGGACGAGTGGCTGATGCACCCGGTGGAGGATTTCGAGTTCAACGTCACGGACGAGGAAGTCCAGTTGAACCTTACCACCACCGATCCACTGCCGGAGATCGTCGGGCAGGATTACAGTGTCTATGACGGCTTGGCGGGTGTTTTCCCGGTCTTGCACGATCATGCCGGCACGTGGGTGTGGATTCCGATCGTGAACTACGAGGACAGCCGCATCCAACTTGGTGCGCAACTCATTATGGTCGACGCGGTGGAACGGAACTTGGTGTTCGCTTTCTGGTACGTCGGTGAAGAAAGCCGGTACTCGTTGTTCTACGAGAACTACATGACGCCGGTGACACTCTGGTGCTCGCTGCACCGCATCTTCCCGGCCGTGGCCAGTGACTTCGAGTTCTTCAACTTCGATGCGAAGATCAGCTTCGACGTTGCGTACTACTTGATCGGCATGCGTTACACGCTGTTCGGCGATAACCATCTCACGTTGTTCTACCAGTACTTCGATGTGCGCGCTGAGCAGCCGTCGCTGCGTTCACGCCAGTCCACGACGCGTTCGTTGAACTTCAATTGGACGCGCGACTCCGTGTACCGCAGCGCTGTCGACGGCGGCATCAACCCGCGCGGCGGCAGCAAATTCCAGTGGGACTTCACGTTTGCCAGTCCGAAAATCTCGGAACCCTTCACCGGTGCGCCGATGGGCGCGGATCTATCCGACATCTGGAGCAATCCGGCAGTTACCGACGAGGAAGAGGCCCGGGCGAATCCGGACGAAGACTACTTGGTGCCGGACAATAGCTTCTGGCAAACATTGATTACGTACCGTAAGTACATCCCGTTCCCCTTCTGGGATATGGCGCCGCTCAACGATACGTGGGCCGGCGTCAAGGGTTGGGATTGGGCCAACATGAACTTCGAACGGTGGAAGCGGCAACGCCACACCTTGATCATTAAGTTCATGGGCGGGTTCACCCACTCCGACATCCCCGAAGGCTACGGTTGGGGTAACAGTTACGGCCGTGTCGGCATGTACGATCGCTTCAACGGCGGCGGCATGTGGGTTACCGGTACCGGCACCTTCTCGTTCAACGGGGCGTTCCTGGGGTATGAGAAGTACAGTCTGTCCGGCGAAACCATGGCCGTCATGGGATGGGAGTATCGCTACCCCTTGATGAAAGAGATGGACGTTCAATTGTGGGCGTTCTACTTTGACAAGATGTACATGTCGCTCTTCGGCAACGTGGGCAACTTGTGGTCGCACCCGACGAGTCGTGAAGGCTTGTACAACCTCAACACGATTTTCGACAAGAACTACGACGGCGAATTCAATCCGGAAGACGATTTGATTTCCGACGTCGGAATTGAGTTACGCCTCTCGATGTTCATGTTTGCTTCGGGTTGGGACAGCTTCATCAAGATTGCCCACGGCTTCCAGGATCCCAGCCGGGAAGAAAAGCCTTTACGCTACTACATTGGTCTCGGCACCGGCTTCGATGACCGGTATTAA
- the fbp gene encoding class 1 fructose-bisphosphatase has protein sequence MYEAVTIQRHISTTQRKHPEATGELSGLLNSLAFGGKLIQREVRKAGLVDILGLTGRVNVQGEPVQKLDIYSHHLLVKVLSESGYTCVMASEEEQDVIHLPKGEKRGNYAVAFDPLDGSSNIDANISIGTIFSIFRRRTANGPGSTEDLVRPGREQVAAGYILYGSSTMMVFTTGDGVHGFTYDPSVGAFLLSHPNIKIPVKGNIYSVNEGNAAQWCTAVQEFVKHLKESDAETDRPYSLRYVGSLVADFHRTLLYGGIFMYPSDDKNKHGKLRVVYECAPLAMLAEQAGGRALCEDGEEIRDLVPKTLHDRTPLFIGSEQDVEQFAAFLRNNAAD, from the coding sequence TTGTACGAGGCGGTGACAATTCAGCGCCATATTTCCACCACTCAACGCAAACACCCTGAAGCAACCGGCGAATTGTCGGGTTTGCTGAATTCGCTGGCGTTTGGCGGCAAGTTGATCCAGCGCGAAGTGCGCAAGGCCGGATTGGTGGACATCTTGGGGCTGACCGGTCGCGTCAATGTTCAGGGCGAGCCTGTTCAAAAGCTCGACATCTATTCGCATCATCTTCTCGTGAAAGTGTTATCGGAATCGGGCTACACCTGCGTCATGGCTTCGGAGGAAGAGCAGGATGTGATCCATTTGCCCAAGGGCGAGAAGCGGGGCAATTACGCCGTGGCTTTCGATCCGCTGGACGGTTCCTCGAACATCGACGCCAACATTTCGATCGGGACGATTTTCTCGATTTTCCGCCGCCGCACGGCCAACGGCCCGGGTTCGACCGAAGATTTGGTGCGGCCGGGACGGGAGCAGGTGGCGGCAGGATACATTCTGTATGGTTCCTCGACGATGATGGTGTTCACCACCGGCGACGGCGTGCATGGCTTTACGTACGATCCATCGGTCGGCGCGTTTTTACTTTCGCACCCGAACATCAAGATACCGGTCAAGGGCAACATCTATAGTGTCAACGAAGGCAACGCCGCTCAATGGTGTACGGCGGTCCAGGAGTTTGTCAAACATCTAAAAGAGTCTGATGCGGAAACCGACCGCCCGTACAGCCTGCGTTATGTCGGCTCGCTGGTGGCGGATTTTCATCGGACTTTATTGTACGGCGGGATTTTCATGTACCCGAGTGATGACAAGAACAAGCACGGCAAGTTGCGGGTCGTGTACGAGTGCGCGCCGCTGGCGATGCTGGCCGAGCAGGCCGGCGGGCGAGCACTGTGCGAGGACGGCGAAGAGATACGCGATTTGGTGCCGAAAACCCTTCATGACCGTACACCGTTGTTCATTGGTTCCGAGCAAGACGTCGAGCAATTCGCGGCTTTTTTACGCAACAATGCCGCGGATTAG